A single region of the Streptomyces sp. NBC_00236 genome encodes:
- a CDS encoding NAD-binding protein codes for MLGLVPPLPQQPQRSPLSGHMVVCGDDALAQRLAVELRYVYGERVTLVLPPEPGTAGPELPLTGRGRAAALFGRMSSAMSRNGGNGAGNGDGDTNAGVEAVRILQAAEPSDEAFEEAGVGTAAALALVYDDDERNIRAALTARRLNPRVRLVIRLYNRKLGQHLETLLDQAAAVASPGIDQTVLDASTTVLSDADTAAPALAATALSGSSKVIQAEGLLLRAAERTPPRDGQAVRPALCTLALLSSTTHDPAGTEGSDSSGDEGPRLLPDQAQVAAATGRGTIVLEAVSRPGPTGRERRMGGRGAPLGQVFSRRLRWSALGVGAAVLGLAVASTFTTGDEPVHAAYLTLLDLFAMGDPAIGDPTARQVIQILSGVAGLMLLPLLVAGVLEAFGSLRTASALRRPPRGLSGHVVLLGLGKIGTRVLVQLRELGIPVVCVEDDPDARGIPVARRLRVPVVLGDVTQEGVLEAAKIRRSRALLALTSVDTTNLEAALYARSVKPDLRVTLRLFDDEFATAVYRTLRTAHPQALTRSRSVSHLAAPSFAVAMMGRQILGAVPVERKVMLFAAVEVAGHPQLEGRTVEQAFRAGAWRVLALDVAQPADRRPDLATPVTGDGAQDRPAGLVWNLHPGYVLQPTDRVVIAATRRGLAELLRRRGSLTRH; via the coding sequence ATGCTGGGACTTGTGCCTCCTCTTCCCCAGCAGCCCCAACGCTCCCCCCTCTCCGGACACATGGTCGTCTGCGGCGACGACGCGCTCGCCCAGCGGCTCGCCGTCGAACTGCGGTACGTCTACGGGGAGCGGGTCACCCTGGTCCTGCCCCCGGAGCCCGGCACGGCCGGACCGGAGCTGCCGCTGACCGGGCGAGGCCGGGCGGCCGCGCTGTTCGGCCGGATGTCGTCGGCGATGAGCCGCAACGGGGGCAACGGCGCCGGGAACGGGGACGGCGACACCAATGCCGGCGTGGAGGCGGTCCGCATCCTCCAGGCGGCCGAACCCTCCGACGAGGCCTTCGAGGAGGCCGGCGTCGGCACGGCCGCCGCGCTGGCCCTCGTCTACGACGACGACGAGCGCAACATCCGTGCCGCGCTGACCGCCCGCAGGCTCAACCCCCGTGTCCGGCTGGTGATCCGGCTCTACAACCGCAAGCTCGGCCAGCATCTGGAGACCCTGCTGGACCAGGCGGCCGCCGTCGCCTCACCCGGCATCGACCAGACCGTGCTGGACGCCTCCACCACGGTCCTGTCCGACGCCGACACCGCGGCGCCCGCCCTCGCGGCGACCGCGCTCTCCGGCTCCAGCAAGGTGATCCAGGCGGAGGGTCTGCTCCTGCGCGCCGCCGAGCGCACCCCGCCGCGGGACGGCCAGGCCGTCCGCCCGGCCCTGTGCACGCTGGCGCTGCTCTCCTCCACCACCCATGACCCGGCCGGCACCGAGGGCTCCGACAGCAGCGGCGACGAGGGCCCCCGGCTCCTGCCCGACCAGGCGCAGGTGGCCGCCGCGACGGGACGCGGGACGATCGTCCTGGAGGCCGTCAGCCGGCCGGGCCCCACCGGCCGCGAACGCCGGATGGGGGGCAGGGGCGCCCCGCTGGGCCAGGTCTTCTCGCGGCGGCTGCGCTGGTCCGCGCTGGGCGTCGGCGCGGCCGTCCTGGGACTCGCGGTGGCGTCCACGTTCACCACCGGGGACGAGCCGGTGCACGCCGCGTATCTGACGCTGCTCGACCTGTTCGCGATGGGCGACCCGGCGATCGGTGACCCGACCGCCCGCCAGGTCATCCAGATCCTGTCCGGGGTCGCCGGGCTGATGCTGCTGCCCCTGCTGGTGGCCGGGGTGCTGGAGGCGTTCGGGTCGCTGCGCACCGCCTCCGCCCTGCGCCGGCCGCCGCGCGGTCTGTCGGGGCACGTGGTGCTGCTCGGTCTCGGCAAGATCGGTACGCGCGTCCTCGTCCAGCTGCGTGAACTCGGCATCCCCGTGGTGTGCGTGGAGGACGACCCGGACGCCCGCGGCATCCCCGTGGCACGACGGCTGCGGGTGCCGGTGGTCCTCGGGGACGTGACGCAGGAGGGCGTCCTGGAGGCCGCGAAGATCCGCCGTTCCCGCGCACTGCTCGCCCTGACCAGCGTCGACACCACGAACCTGGAGGCCGCGCTGTACGCCCGCTCGGTCAAGCCGGACCTGCGGGTGACGCTGCGGCTCTTCGACGACGAGTTCGCCACCGCCGTCTACCGCACCCTGCGCACCGCCCATCCGCAGGCGCTGACCCGGTCCCGGTCGGTCTCGCATCTGGCGGCGCCGTCGTTCGCCGTCGCCATGATGGGCCGGCAGATCCTGGGGGCGGTGCCGGTCGAGCGGAAGGTGATGCTGTTCGCCGCGGTCGAGGTGGCCGGGCACCCGCAGCTGGAGGGCCGGACGGTGGAGCAGGCGTTCCGGGCCGGTGCCTGGCGGGTCCTCGCCCTGGACGTGGCGC